In Gemmatimonadaceae bacterium, one genomic interval encodes:
- a CDS encoding IS30 family transposase, with the protein MARIGRPGLSDQHKLELWQRWKDGQSHSEIARALGKHPASIHGIVEGRGGLVPPLRTRSRLSLGLPEREAISRGLAIGHSIRAIAHALQRAPSTISREVTRNAGRTAYRAVDADERAWGRAVRPKQCYLATHDALRALVAIKLHADWSPAQIAGWLVREFPEDGTMRISHETIYRSLYIQARGVLRRELRLHLRTRRRMRRSNRASTAGQARGQIVDAISIADRPATVEDRAIPGSWEGDLLAGAKNTHIATLVERQSRFVQLLRITGKDMATVVQALIREVQQLPAGLMTSLTWDRGMEMAQHRVFTVATDVAVYFCDPKSPWQRGTNENTNGLLRQYFPTGTDLSTYTQADLDAIALKLNTRPRKTLGFLTPGAILAACVASTG; encoded by the coding sequence ATGGCACGCATTGGACGACCCGGACTCTCAGATCAGCACAAGCTCGAACTCTGGCAGCGATGGAAAGATGGCCAGTCGCACAGCGAGATCGCGCGTGCGTTGGGAAAACATCCCGCGTCGATTCATGGGATCGTCGAGGGGCGGGGTGGCTTGGTTCCTCCTCTCCGGACCCGATCACGTTTGTCGCTGGGTCTGCCCGAGCGCGAGGCCATCTCGCGCGGGCTGGCGATTGGGCACTCGATTCGGGCCATTGCGCACGCGCTACAGCGAGCCCCCTCGACTATCAGTCGTGAAGTGACTCGCAATGCGGGCCGCACAGCGTACCGTGCGGTCGATGCCGATGAGCGGGCGTGGGGGCGCGCCGTGCGCCCGAAGCAGTGTTACCTCGCCACGCACGATGCCTTGCGTGCTCTGGTCGCGATCAAGCTGCACGCGGACTGGTCGCCGGCGCAGATTGCAGGATGGCTGGTGCGTGAATTCCCCGAGGATGGCACAATGCGGATTTCGCACGAGACGATCTATCGCAGTCTCTACATCCAGGCGCGCGGGGTCCTCAGACGAGAGCTTCGCCTGCACTTACGGACGCGTCGTCGGATGCGGCGCAGCAATCGCGCCTCGACGGCTGGACAGGCGCGGGGCCAGATCGTTGATGCGATCTCAATTGCGGATCGCCCCGCCACCGTTGAGGATCGTGCGATCCCAGGAAGCTGGGAAGGCGATCTGCTCGCCGGGGCCAAGAACACGCACATCGCGACACTCGTGGAACGACAGTCCCGGTTCGTGCAGCTCCTGCGTATCACCGGCAAGGACATGGCGACCGTCGTGCAGGCACTCATCCGTGAGGTGCAGCAGCTGCCCGCTGGCCTCATGACATCTCTCACGTGGGACCGCGGGATGGAGATGGCGCAGCACCGAGTCTTCACCGTGGCGACGGACGTGGCCGTCTACTTCTGCGACCCGAAGAGCCCCTGGCAGCGCGGCACGAACGAAAACACGAACGGACTGTTACGGCAATACTTTCCGACCGGCACGGACCTCTCGACGTACACCCAGGCCGATCTCGATGCCATCGCGCTCAAACTCAACACGCGCCCTCGCAAAACTCTTGGATTCCTGACGCCTGGAGCTATACTCGCTGCCTGCGTTGCATCGACCGGTTGA
- a CDS encoding DUF3800 domain-containing protein produces MSSVTSPDSKGYSSPPAPAPAALNIFCDESSMSGCRYKAFGGIWIRADYEPELRATMAAIRAEVGWKPDGEVKWSKATGPVCHPAYLKIVDAFFAMKCRFNALVIDSYNMGRNRGEDPEQDYYRDLHWLIRRRVSPNATYRVVLDQRNNRERNSLGDLKAVLNHSARKDFGISRDIFAEVIARDSKKDCLVQLADVLVGAVCYHMNGKHCFERASPSKIALAAYIAEKGLFSRNVIMRTASGKLKFNVWLWTPR; encoded by the coding sequence ATGTCGTCCGTCACTTCACCCGATTCTAAGGGCTATTCATCGCCGCCAGCGCCAGCGCCGGCTGCTCTCAACATTTTCTGTGACGAGAGCAGCATGTCGGGGTGTCGGTATAAGGCTTTCGGGGGGATCTGGATTCGTGCTGACTACGAGCCAGAACTACGCGCGACAATGGCCGCGATTCGGGCTGAAGTGGGGTGGAAGCCTGATGGCGAAGTGAAGTGGAGCAAAGCCACAGGTCCCGTGTGTCACCCAGCGTATCTAAAGATTGTCGATGCGTTCTTTGCCATGAAGTGTCGGTTTAACGCCTTGGTCATCGACAGCTACAACATGGGTCGCAATAGAGGGGAAGACCCTGAGCAGGATTACTACCGCGATCTTCACTGGCTCATACGTAGGCGGGTGTCGCCGAATGCCACTTATCGTGTGGTCCTTGACCAGCGCAACAACAGGGAGCGCAACAGTCTTGGCGACCTTAAGGCTGTTCTCAATCATTCGGCTCGAAAGGACTTCGGAATCAGCCGAGACATTTTCGCTGAAGTAATTGCCCGAGACTCAAAAAAGGATTGTCTTGTTCAACTCGCAGACGTGTTGGTCGGCGCGGTCTGCTACCATATGAATGGTAAGCATTGTTTCGAGCGCGCGAGCCCAAGCAAGATTGCGCTTGCTGCCTACATTGCCGAGAAGGGGCTTTTCTCGCGCAACGTCATCATGCGGACAGCAAGCGGAAAGCTGAAGTTCAACGTCTGGCTGTGGACGCCTAGATAA